One genomic region from Arthrobacter sp. YN encodes:
- the modA gene encoding molybdate ABC transporter substrate-binding protein, with the protein MSLTRKPLIGLMLAGALAASLAGCASGTPVPATSGSGTLGQLSGEITVFAAASLKTTFTQLAEDFEAKNPGTTVNLSFAGSSDLVTQITQGAPADVFASADTKNMAKLADAKLVDGTATDFATNVLEIAVPPSNPASISSFADLAKPGVKVVTCASQVPCGAAADAVEKATGTTLIPVSEESSVTDVLGKVTSQEADAGLVYVTDVKGAGDKVEGIPFPESDQAVNTYPIATVGTSKNKALAAAFIAMVTGDDGKKILGDAGFGTP; encoded by the coding sequence ATGAGCCTCACCCGTAAGCCCCTCATCGGCCTGATGCTTGCAGGCGCCCTTGCTGCCAGCCTGGCGGGCTGCGCTTCAGGCACGCCAGTCCCTGCTACCAGCGGCAGTGGCACGTTGGGGCAGCTGTCCGGAGAGATCACCGTTTTCGCCGCAGCATCCCTGAAAACGACCTTCACTCAATTGGCCGAAGACTTCGAAGCCAAGAACCCGGGCACCACGGTGAATCTGAGCTTCGCCGGCTCCTCCGACCTGGTCACGCAGATCACCCAGGGCGCCCCCGCCGACGTGTTCGCCTCAGCCGACACCAAGAACATGGCCAAGCTTGCCGATGCCAAACTCGTGGACGGTACGGCGACCGACTTCGCCACCAACGTCCTCGAGATTGCCGTCCCACCCAGCAATCCGGCGTCGATCTCTTCCTTTGCCGACTTGGCCAAACCCGGAGTCAAGGTGGTCACCTGCGCGAGTCAGGTGCCCTGTGGGGCAGCCGCGGACGCCGTTGAGAAGGCAACCGGAACCACCTTGATCCCGGTCAGCGAGGAATCGTCCGTGACCGATGTCCTGGGTAAGGTGACCTCCCAGGAAGCCGACGCGGGCCTGGTCTATGTCACTGACGTCAAGGGAGCCGGCGACAAGGTCGAGGGCATCCCCTTCCCGGAATCAGACCAAGCCGTCAACACCTACCCCATCGCCACAGTGGGTACCAGCAAGAACAAGGCGTTGGCGGCGGCATTCATTGCCATGGTCACCGGCGACGACGGCAAGAAGATCCTGGGCGACGCCGGCTTCGGCACGCCGTAG